The Mycobacterium paragordonae genome includes a region encoding these proteins:
- a CDS encoding WXG100 family type VII secretion target, giving the protein MTEQQWNFAGIEAAASTIQGNVSSIHSLLDEGKQSLTKLAAAWGGSGSESYQSVQQKWDGTAQELNNSLQNLARTISEASSAMQSTEGSVTGLFA; this is encoded by the coding sequence ATGACAGAACAGCAGTGGAATTTCGCGGGCATCGAGGCCGCGGCCAGCACCATCCAGGGAAACGTCTCCAGCATCCACTCCCTGCTCGACGAGGGTAAGCAGTCGCTGACCAAGCTCGCCGCGGCGTGGGGCGGTAGCGGTTCGGAGTCCTACCAGAGCGTTCAGCAGAAGTGGGACGGCACCGCCCAGGAGCTCAACAACTCCCTGCAGAACCTGGCCCGGACGATCAGCGAGGCCAGCTCGGCCATGCAGTCGACCGAGGGCAGCGTGACCGGATTGTTCGCATAA
- a CDS encoding MinD/ParA family ATP-binding protein, with protein sequence MPADYDKLFRPAENSDSPDDDGGQTFFDPNASFASAPAGNGDTAAPIDWSQPLSPPPPPVAAPPPPPPPPMPIGGPPPAPEPPPEPPEFPEPPPESPRVEPEPPQAASASAAGPAGAGPKSPLPPMPIGGPPPPPPPALPEFTPEPPPVAVDVTPVAAEVPPEVAAEVPAEPEVAAEPEAAAPEPAAPEAAAPEPAVPEPAVPEPGPQSAPKPPRPPMPIGGPPPPPPPPPPQPPEAPPAPPEPEQAPPRPPMPVGGPPPAPPPPPKPPPPPEQAPPAPTRPVARDRSSGPMPVNGQTREAPPTPPDAPRRVRLAGPPPQPQPPPPPQPPAAPPIQPQSEAEAESPPEPRPDSPPPRRRHRYLPDPDSGEVDPQAGTYFRVPMPPAPSPPPGQTTTAPPPRPQGGKRRAPSGPIPVRPRPGPGMTESPPPFAPPPPAPMPPGPPPARTAPQAPVRPPAPAPEQAAMAPTAAPEVRPAPPRPAKHVPQRGWRGALYKLTRINAGLSRDEKHEQELRARVQRKARGSYQIGMLGLKGGVGKTTTTVTLGTMLAQVRGDRILVLDADPGCGNLAERAGRTSPSSIADLVADQNLSHYNDVRAHTSVNADNLEILPTAEYTTAQRGLSGDDLRFAVDTVSKFYNLVLADCGPGLFDPVTRGVLETASAIVIVTNVSLDSARQAESALEWLRHNGYQDLLSRVVVVINHVAVGETNVAEKQLVRQFQQLVQPNRVVLLPWDKHIAEGTEIQLDRLDPVYRRRVLELAAALSDDFERAGRR encoded by the coding sequence ATGCCAGCCGACTACGACAAGCTCTTTCGGCCCGCTGAGAATTCCGATTCGCCGGACGACGACGGCGGGCAAACTTTCTTCGACCCTAATGCGTCGTTCGCCTCTGCGCCGGCCGGCAACGGTGACACCGCGGCTCCGATCGATTGGTCGCAACCTCTCTCGCCGCCACCTCCGCCCGTCGCGGCACCGCCGCCTCCTCCCCCGCCGCCGATGCCGATCGGCGGGCCACCTCCGGCGCCAGAGCCACCACCTGAGCCGCCCGAGTTCCCCGAGCCACCACCCGAGTCACCCAGGGTCGAACCCGAACCTCCGCAGGCAGCGTCGGCCTCGGCGGCCGGACCCGCGGGTGCGGGCCCCAAGTCTCCGCTGCCACCGATGCCCATCGGCGGACCACCTCCGCCGCCGCCGCCCGCTCTGCCGGAGTTCACCCCGGAGCCGCCTCCGGTCGCGGTCGACGTGACGCCCGTAGCGGCTGAGGTGCCGCCCGAGGTAGCTGCTGAAGTGCCGGCCGAACCCGAGGTGGCGGCTGAGCCCGAAGCCGCTGCGCCTGAACCTGCTGCGCCGGAAGCCGCCGCGCCCGAACCCGCTGTGCCCGAACCCGCTGTGCCCGAACCCGGGCCTCAGTCAGCGCCTAAGCCGCCACGTCCCCCCATGCCCATCGGCGGGCCACCGCCCCCGCCCCCACCCCCGCCGCCGCAGCCGCCCGAAGCTCCTCCGGCGCCGCCCGAGCCCGAGCAGGCGCCACCCCGGCCGCCCATGCCCGTCGGCGGCCCGCCGCCGGCCCCGCCGCCGCCTCCCAAACCGCCGCCGCCGCCCGAGCAGGCACCACCCGCACCGACCCGGCCGGTTGCCCGCGACCGTTCTTCCGGTCCGATGCCGGTCAACGGCCAAACCCGTGAAGCGCCGCCCACGCCGCCCGACGCCCCGCGCCGGGTGCGGCTGGCGGGACCCCCGCCGCAACCGCAGCCACCGCCCCCGCCGCAACCGCCGGCAGCACCACCTATCCAGCCGCAATCCGAGGCGGAGGCCGAGTCCCCGCCCGAGCCCCGGCCCGATTCGCCGCCCCCGCGCCGGCGCCACCGCTATCTGCCCGACCCGGATTCCGGAGAAGTCGATCCGCAAGCGGGCACGTACTTCCGGGTCCCGATGCCACCGGCGCCCAGTCCCCCGCCGGGCCAGACGACGACGGCACCGCCGCCACGGCCCCAGGGCGGTAAGCGACGCGCCCCGTCCGGTCCGATTCCGGTGCGGCCACGGCCCGGACCAGGCATGACGGAATCGCCGCCGCCTTTCGCCCCGCCGCCCCCGGCCCCGATGCCGCCCGGCCCGCCGCCGGCGCGCACCGCGCCGCAGGCCCCGGTTCGACCCCCGGCCCCCGCGCCGGAGCAAGCCGCGATGGCGCCGACCGCGGCGCCCGAGGTCAGGCCGGCCCCGCCGCGACCCGCCAAACACGTGCCCCAGCGGGGTTGGCGAGGCGCGCTCTACAAGCTCACCCGGATCAACGCGGGCCTGTCCCGCGACGAGAAGCATGAACAGGAGCTACGCGCCCGGGTCCAGCGCAAGGCCCGCGGCTCGTACCAGATCGGCATGCTCGGCCTCAAAGGCGGCGTCGGAAAGACCACGACAACAGTGACCCTAGGCACCATGCTGGCGCAGGTGCGCGGCGACCGGATCCTGGTGCTCGACGCAGATCCGGGATGTGGCAACCTCGCCGAGCGCGCGGGCCGCACGTCGCCGTCGTCCATCGCGGACCTGGTGGCCGATCAAAACCTCTCGCACTACAACGACGTCCGGGCGCACACCAGCGTCAATGCCGACAATCTCGAGATCCTGCCGACCGCGGAGTACACCACCGCCCAGCGTGGGCTCAGCGGAGACGACCTGCGCTTCGCGGTCGACACCGTGTCGAAGTTCTACAACCTCGTGCTGGCCGACTGTGGGCCTGGGCTGTTCGACCCGGTGACGCGCGGCGTGCTGGAGACGGCGTCGGCGATCGTGATCGTGACCAACGTGTCGCTGGACAGTGCACGGCAAGCCGAAAGCGCCCTGGAATGGCTGCGTCACAACGGCTACCAGGATCTGTTGAGCCGCGTCGTCGTGGTCATCAATCATGTCGCGGTTGGTGAAACCAACGTCGCGGAGAAGCAGTTGGTGAGACAGTTCCAACAGCTGGTCCAACCGAACCGGGTTGTGCTGCTGCCCTGGGACAAGCACATCGCGGAGGGTACTGAGATTCAGCTCGACCGGCTCGACCCCGTCTACAGGCGGCGGGTGCTCGAACTGGCCGCGGCTCTGTCCGACGATTTTGAAAGGGCTGGACGTCGTTGA
- the eccD gene encoding type VII secretion integral membrane protein EccD has protein sequence MSAPAVAAGSTAAGAAPARPATTRVTILTGKRMTDLVLPAATPMGIYIDETVSVLADLLEDTPADVLAGFDFDAQGVWTFARPGSPPLKLDQSLDEAGVVDGSLLTLVSASRTERYRPLVEDVIDAIAVLDESPEFDRSAVDRFIAVAIPVLAVPVTAIAMRAWWVTGRHWYWPAAMAVVAVCILIASFVAKRFYQRAELSECLLIAAYPVLAAAAAIAVPLPRGTTSLGAPQLAAAATAVLFLTLAVRGGPRYRHEVASFVVIATIAVIGAAVATGYGYQQWVPAGAIAFGLFVITTAAKLTVAVARIALPPIPVPGETVDNEELLDPVTADAAANNDTNDETPTWQAIIASVPASAARLTERSKLAKQLLVGYVTAGAVILAIGAIAVVVHGHFFVHSLVVAGLLTVLCGFRSRLYVDRWCAWALLAATVAIPTGLTARLSLWYPNWAWLILTGYLVLVLLALTIVSAMAPIRRLSPVMKRISELIDGAVVASIIPLLLWITGVYDMVRNLRF, from the coding sequence TTGAGCGCACCTGCTGTAGCTGCCGGCTCTACCGCCGCGGGGGCCGCCCCCGCTCGACCCGCCACCACGCGGGTGACGATTCTGACCGGTAAGCGGATGACCGACCTGGTGCTGCCGGCGGCCACGCCGATGGGCATCTATATCGACGAAACCGTGTCGGTGCTGGCCGATCTGCTGGAAGACACCCCGGCCGACGTGCTGGCGGGATTCGACTTCGACGCGCAGGGGGTGTGGACCTTCGCCCGCCCCGGCTCGCCGCCCCTGAAACTCGACCAGTCACTCGACGAAGCCGGAGTGGTCGACGGATCGCTGCTGACGCTGGTGTCGGCCAGCCGGACCGAGCGCTACCGACCGCTGGTCGAGGATGTCATCGACGCGATCGCGGTACTCGACGAGTCCCCGGAATTCGACCGGTCGGCGGTCGATCGCTTCATCGCGGTCGCGATCCCGGTCCTCGCTGTGCCCGTCACCGCGATCGCGATGCGGGCCTGGTGGGTCACCGGGCGCCACTGGTACTGGCCGGCGGCCATGGCGGTCGTCGCGGTCTGCATTCTGATCGCCTCGTTCGTGGCGAAGCGGTTCTACCAGCGAGCCGAACTCTCCGAATGCCTGCTGATCGCGGCGTATCCCGTGCTTGCCGCCGCGGCGGCCATCGCGGTGCCGCTGCCGCGGGGAACCACCTCACTCGGGGCCCCGCAGCTGGCCGCGGCGGCGACCGCGGTGCTGTTCCTGACGCTGGCCGTCAGGGGCGGTCCGCGCTACCGCCACGAGGTGGCGTCGTTCGTCGTCATCGCAACGATCGCGGTGATCGGCGCCGCGGTGGCCACCGGCTACGGGTACCAGCAGTGGGTGCCGGCGGGGGCCATCGCGTTCGGGCTGTTCGTCATCACCACCGCGGCCAAGTTGACTGTCGCGGTGGCCCGCATCGCGCTGCCACCGATTCCCGTTCCCGGCGAGACCGTGGACAACGAGGAACTGCTCGATCCGGTGACCGCCGACGCCGCGGCCAACAACGACACCAACGACGAGACCCCGACCTGGCAGGCCATCATCGCCTCGGTCCCGGCATCGGCGGCGCGGCTGACCGAACGCAGCAAGCTGGCCAAGCAACTGCTGGTCGGCTACGTGACCGCGGGTGCGGTGATTCTGGCCATTGGCGCCATAGCGGTGGTGGTGCACGGGCACTTCTTCGTGCACAGCCTGGTGGTGGCCGGGTTGCTGACGGTGCTGTGCGGGTTCCGGTCGCGGTTGTACGTCGACCGGTGGTGCGCCTGGGCCTTGCTGGCGGCGACCGTCGCGATTCCGACGGGTCTTACCGCGCGGCTCAGCCTCTGGTATCCGAACTGGGCGTGGCTGATCCTGACCGGCTACCTGGTACTGGTCCTGCTCGCGCTGACCATCGTCAGCGCAATGGCCCCGATCCGGCGACTGTCACCGGTGATGAAGCGCATCTCGGAGCTGATCGACGGTGCGGTGGTCGCCTCGATCATCCCCCTGCTGCTGTGGATCACCGGTGTCTACGACATGGTCCGCAACCTGCGGTTCTAG
- a CDS encoding DUF1542 domain-containing protein, translating to MGIPRPTGEYAGQMLEGGWPEADEDTFFDRAQAFNGMLHKVTDVIDAARHQQVEVFHGGVWTGGAASAANGALGTNLTEMSTLQDYLATVITWHQHVANLIAQAKSEIGNNVDGTHREISILENDTELEPEERQNAINSLVRAARQANATLIAEAAEQVLESKNWKPPHNALQDLLNRVTPPTPEVPTLVVPTPGTPTPGGPAPTPFEPVPANPYNPLNPGTPVTPVTPTPFEPVPANPYDPLNPVTPGNPGNPTTPITPIPPLNPSTPVTPVNPSPGTPVSPITPVKPKPDDKPAKPVTPAPAPAPAPAPSPTNPSPGVTPAPAPAPAPAPVGPPSPDQPSLPTNPGTPSTPSTPGTDTPHVKPAAAVDAPTQPGQAAGSGPSHRGDDSSPAMAPAAATGMPAAAARGSSTGMGMGTASSGGGASAGAAASPSAGSRAAGGRAPLGAAGRAPATASTRAASARTAAPNRPAPPERRDDDQKDKTPPGDDVTALPSVPVSAARAARDAVAAASARGAKKDPLRLARRVAAALNARDSGGDDDYGFFWVTAVTTDGEIVVANSYGLAYIPEGVELPAKVHLASADRNVPVDEKARSATYPAMAIQGWAAFHDLKLRAVIGTAEQLANTDVGAAKVILEDDDIPESGKMVGRSRLEVVDPSAEAQLQETDDLHLVDLLPPAPADAKVPDDERHMLWFDLMKPMTSTATGREVAHLRAFHAYATHSRDLALHQAYAAADPGAQRPAVVDFLYWRYVAGLLDSALAETP from the coding sequence ATGGGCATTCCCCGACCGACAGGCGAATATGCCGGTCAGATGCTTGAGGGCGGCTGGCCCGAGGCCGATGAGGACACCTTCTTCGACCGGGCCCAAGCCTTCAACGGAATGCTGCACAAGGTCACCGACGTCATCGACGCGGCCCGGCACCAGCAGGTTGAGGTCTTCCACGGGGGCGTCTGGACCGGCGGCGCCGCAAGCGCGGCCAACGGCGCCCTCGGCACGAATCTCACTGAGATGAGCACGCTGCAGGATTATCTGGCCACGGTCATTACCTGGCATCAGCACGTCGCGAATTTGATCGCCCAGGCGAAATCGGAAATCGGCAACAATGTCGACGGAACGCACCGGGAAATTTCCATCCTGGAAAACGACACCGAGCTGGAGCCCGAGGAGCGGCAGAACGCCATCAATTCACTGGTTCGCGCGGCCCGCCAGGCCAATGCGACTTTGATTGCCGAGGCCGCCGAACAGGTGCTGGAATCCAAGAATTGGAAGCCGCCGCACAATGCGCTGCAAGATCTGCTGAACCGGGTCACCCCGCCGACCCCGGAGGTGCCCACCCTGGTGGTGCCGACTCCGGGCACGCCAACGCCCGGCGGTCCGGCCCCGACGCCGTTCGAGCCGGTGCCGGCGAACCCGTACAACCCGCTCAACCCGGGCACTCCGGTCACCCCCGTGACACCCACTCCGTTCGAGCCGGTGCCGGCCAACCCCTATGACCCGCTGAACCCGGTTACCCCGGGCAACCCGGGCAATCCGACCACACCCATCACACCCATCCCGCCGCTCAACCCGTCGACTCCGGTGACGCCGGTCAATCCGTCGCCCGGGACGCCGGTCAGCCCGATCACGCCGGTCAAGCCGAAGCCGGACGACAAGCCGGCCAAGCCCGTCACCCCGGCGCCGGCCCCGGCGCCCGCTCCCGCGCCGTCCCCAACCAACCCGAGCCCGGGCGTGACCCCGGCGCCCGCGCCCGCTCCGGCCCCCGCGCCGGTCGGACCCCCGTCACCCGACCAGCCGTCGCTGCCCACCAATCCGGGCACGCCGTCGACCCCGTCGACCCCGGGCACCGACACCCCGCACGTCAAGCCGGCGGCGGCGGTCGACGCACCCACGCAACCCGGTCAGGCGGCCGGTTCCGGCCCGTCGCACCGCGGTGACGATTCCTCGCCGGCCATGGCACCGGCGGCGGCCACCGGGATGCCGGCGGCGGCTGCGCGCGGCTCGTCGACCGGGATGGGAATGGGCACCGCCTCATCGGGTGGCGGCGCATCGGCCGGGGCGGCAGCTTCACCCAGTGCCGGCTCGCGGGCCGCGGGCGGCCGGGCGCCGTTGGGCGCGGCCGGCCGGGCACCGGCCACCGCGTCAACCCGCGCGGCCTCGGCCCGTACCGCGGCGCCGAACCGACCGGCTCCGCCCGAGCGCCGCGATGACGACCAGAAGGACAAGACCCCGCCGGGCGACGACGTGACGGCCCTGCCGTCGGTCCCGGTCTCGGCAGCCCGGGCCGCCCGCGACGCGGTCGCCGCGGCCTCGGCCCGCGGCGCCAAGAAGGACCCGCTGCGGCTGGCCCGCCGCGTGGCCGCGGCGCTCAATGCCCGGGACAGCGGCGGCGACGACGACTACGGCTTCTTCTGGGTCACCGCGGTCACCACCGACGGCGAGATCGTGGTGGCCAACAGCTACGGTCTGGCCTACATACCGGAGGGTGTCGAACTCCCCGCCAAGGTGCACCTGGCCAGCGCCGACCGCAACGTCCCCGTCGATGAAAAAGCCCGCAGCGCAACGTATCCGGCGATGGCGATCCAGGGCTGGGCCGCCTTCCACGACCTCAAGCTGCGCGCCGTGATCGGCACCGCGGAGCAGTTGGCGAACACCGACGTCGGTGCGGCCAAGGTCATCCTCGAGGACGACGACATCCCGGAAAGCGGCAAGATGGTCGGCCGGTCGCGACTGGAGGTGGTCGACCCCTCGGCCGAGGCTCAGCTGCAGGAGACCGACGATCTGCACCTGGTGGACCTACTGCCGCCCGCACCCGCAGATGCCAAGGTGCCCGACGACGAGCGGCACATGCTCTGGTTCGACCTGATGAAGCCCATGACCAGTACGGCCACCGGTCGCGAGGTGGCGCACCTGCGGGCATTCCACGCCTACGCCACCCACAGTCGCGATCTGGCGCTGCACCAGGCCTACGCCGCGGCGGATCCCGGGGCGCAGCGTCCGGCCGTCGTCGACTTCCTGTACTGGCGCTACGTGGCCGGACTGCTCGACAGCGCGCTGGCCGAGACGCCCTGA